In Drosophila nasuta strain 15112-1781.00 chromosome 2R, ASM2355853v1, whole genome shotgun sequence, a single genomic region encodes these proteins:
- the LOC132784892 gene encoding RING finger protein unkempt isoform X2 — translation MANDASKLLLSSHQEKTSHYTYLKEFRVEQCQSFLQHKCNQHRPFVCFNWHFQNQRRRRPVRKRDGTFNYSADNYCTKYDETTGICPEGDECPFLHRTAGDTERRYHLRYYKTCMCVHDTDSRGYCVKNGLHCAFAHGMQDQRPPVYDIKELETLQNSDITLDGTNAQNALDKERNLMNEDPKWQDTNYVLANYKTEPCKRPPRLCRQGYACPQYHNSKDKRRSPRKYKYRSTPCPNVKHGEEWGEPGNCESSDNCQYCHTRTEQQFHPEIYKSTKCNDVQQAGYCPRSVFCAFAHVEPCTLDDPRENSLSASLVNNSLLTRSSAPINIPNTTLSNSINDFNSGGFAVNIPSSSLTYSPTNHANLFSVYGGSNKLSNSLSAATQNDSNSIFFPSRIISPAFGDGLSISPSVRISELNTIRDDINSSSVGNSLFENTLNTAKNAFSLQSLQSQNNSDLGRMNNDLLTKTAQVQKLSARLEELMCKLKIAELHRDKAKQEAVEWKERHDLVQIQLNLPGELRDLSIQKLKQLQSKLRTDLEEVDKVLYLENAKKCMKCEENNRTVTLEPCNHLSICNTCAGSVTECPYCQVPVITTHT, via the exons ATGGCGAACGATGCGAGCAAGCTACTGCTATCTTCACACCAAGAAAAAACCAGTCATTATAC ATACCTGAAAGAATTTCGCGTGGAACAATGCCAATCGTTTCTGCAGCACAAATGCAATCAGCATCGTCCATTCGTTTGCTTCAATTGGCATTTTCAAAATCAGCGTCGTCGGCGGCCCGTGCGTAAACGTGATGgaacatttaattatagtGCTGATAATTATTGCACCAAATATGATGAGACCACAGGCATTTGTCCCGAAGGCGATGA ATGCCCTTTTCTACACCGCACAGCCGGCGACACTGAGCGTCGCTATCATTTACGCTACTACAAAACGTGCATGTGCGTACACGATACGGACAGTCGTGGCTACTGCGTTAAAAATGGTTTACATTGCGCCTTTGCACATGGCATGCAGGATCAACGTCCGCCGGTCTATGACATTAAAGAGCTGGAAACACTGCAGAATTCGGACATAACGCTGGACGGCACCAATGCACAAAATGCTCTGGACAAGGAGCGCAATCTGATGAACGAGGATCCCAAGTGGCAGGATACCAACTATGTGCTGGCCAACTACAAAACGGAGCCGTGCAAGCGTCCTCCACGTCTCTGTCGGCAGGGATACGCTTGTCCACAGTATCACAACAGCAAGGATAAGCGTCGCTCGCCACGAAAGTACAAATACAG GTCCACACCATGCCCCAATGTGAAGCATGGCGAGGAGTGGGGTGAGCCGGGTAACTGTGAGTCCAGCGACAATTGCCAATATTGTCACACACGCACCGAGCAACAGTTCCATCCGGAAATCTACAAGTCCACCAAATGCAACGATGTCCAACAGGCTGGCTACTGTCCACGCAGCGTCTTCTGCGCCTTTGCCCATGTCGAAC CATGTACTTTGGATGATCCACGCGAGAACTCACTGTCGGCAAGTCTGGTCAACAATAGTTTATTAACACGTTCCTCGGCGCCAATTAACATTCCTAATACGACACTAAGTAACTCTATAAACG actTTAACTCTGGTGGATTTGCCGTCAACATTCCCAGCAGCTCGCTCACCTATAGTCCAACAAATCATGCCAATCTTTTCAGTGTTTATGGCGGCTCCAATAAACTGAGCAATTCTCTGTCGGCAGCCACACAGAACGACAGCAATAGCATCTTCTTTCCATCGCGCATCATCTCGCCAGCCTTTGGCGATGGCTTATCAATTAGTCCATCAGTTAGAATATCCGAATTGAACACCATACGTGATGACATTAACAGCAGCTCAGTGGGCAACAGTCTGTTCGAGAACACTCTTAATACGGCCAAGAATGCTTTCAGTCTACAATCGCTACAGTCGCAGAATAACAGCGATCTCGGTCGCATGAACAACGACTTGCTCACAAAGACAGCACAGGTTCAAAAGTTATCGGCTCGCCTCGAGGAGCTAATGTGCAAGCTTAAAATTGCCGAGCTACATCGCGACAAGGCCAAGCAGGAGGCCGTAGAGTGGAAAGAGCGCCACGATTTAGTGCAGATTCAACTTAATTTGCCCGGCGAGTTGCGTGATTTATCTATTCAGAAACTAAAGCAATTGCAG TCGAAGCTGCGCACCGATTTAGAGGAAGTGGACAAAGTATTATATTTGGAGAATGCCAAGAAGTGCATGAAATGCGAGGAGAACAATCGCACAGTTACTCTCGAGCCCTGCAATCACCTATCCATTTGCAATACTTGCGCTGGCTCCGTCACCGAGTGTCCCTACTGTCAGGTACCGGTTATTACAACCCATACATAG
- the LOC132784892 gene encoding RING finger protein unkempt isoform X1 has protein sequence MANDASKLLLSSHQEKTSHYTYLKEFRVEQCQSFLQHKCNQHRPFVCFNWHFQNQRRRRPVRKRDGTFNYSADNYCTKYDETTGICPEGDECPFLHRTAGDTERRYHLRYYKTCMCVHDTDSRGYCVKNGLHCAFAHGMQDQRPPVYDIKELETLQNSDITLDGTNAQNALDKERNLMNEDPKWQDTNYVLANYKTEPCKRPPRLCRQGYACPQYHNSKDKRRSPRKYKYRSTPCPNVKHGEEWGEPGNCESSDNCQYCHTRTEQQFHPEIYKSTKCNDVQQAGYCPRSVFCAFAHVEPYVVSDQKKRDHEIALSELISNGLSDLKVQDEVANGKLPPGLLQLSNNLLNDIDGNNTNKMLVDALENTTNSSKILNISLPMDSIPCTLDDPRENSLSASLVNNSLLTRSSAPINIPNTTLSNSINDFNSGGFAVNIPSSSLTYSPTNHANLFSVYGGSNKLSNSLSAATQNDSNSIFFPSRIISPAFGDGLSISPSVRISELNTIRDDINSSSVGNSLFENTLNTAKNAFSLQSLQSQNNSDLGRMNNDLLTKTAQVQKLSARLEELMCKLKIAELHRDKAKQEAVEWKERHDLVQIQLNLPGELRDLSIQKLKQLQSKLRTDLEEVDKVLYLENAKKCMKCEENNRTVTLEPCNHLSICNTCAGSVTECPYCQVPVITTHT, from the exons ATGGCGAACGATGCGAGCAAGCTACTGCTATCTTCACACCAAGAAAAAACCAGTCATTATAC ATACCTGAAAGAATTTCGCGTGGAACAATGCCAATCGTTTCTGCAGCACAAATGCAATCAGCATCGTCCATTCGTTTGCTTCAATTGGCATTTTCAAAATCAGCGTCGTCGGCGGCCCGTGCGTAAACGTGATGgaacatttaattatagtGCTGATAATTATTGCACCAAATATGATGAGACCACAGGCATTTGTCCCGAAGGCGATGA ATGCCCTTTTCTACACCGCACAGCCGGCGACACTGAGCGTCGCTATCATTTACGCTACTACAAAACGTGCATGTGCGTACACGATACGGACAGTCGTGGCTACTGCGTTAAAAATGGTTTACATTGCGCCTTTGCACATGGCATGCAGGATCAACGTCCGCCGGTCTATGACATTAAAGAGCTGGAAACACTGCAGAATTCGGACATAACGCTGGACGGCACCAATGCACAAAATGCTCTGGACAAGGAGCGCAATCTGATGAACGAGGATCCCAAGTGGCAGGATACCAACTATGTGCTGGCCAACTACAAAACGGAGCCGTGCAAGCGTCCTCCACGTCTCTGTCGGCAGGGATACGCTTGTCCACAGTATCACAACAGCAAGGATAAGCGTCGCTCGCCACGAAAGTACAAATACAG GTCCACACCATGCCCCAATGTGAAGCATGGCGAGGAGTGGGGTGAGCCGGGTAACTGTGAGTCCAGCGACAATTGCCAATATTGTCACACACGCACCGAGCAACAGTTCCATCCGGAAATCTACAAGTCCACCAAATGCAACGATGTCCAACAGGCTGGCTACTGTCCACGCAGCGTCTTCTGCGCCTTTGCCCATGTCGAAC CTTATGTGGTCAGCGATCAGAAGAAGCGTGATCACGAAATTGCTTTAAGCGAACTCATTTCCAATGGCTTGTCCGATTTGAAGGTGCAGGATGAGGTCGCTAATGGCAAGCTGCCACCAGGACTGCTGCAGCTGAGCAATAAT TTATTAAATGATATTGATGGTAATAATACCAACAAAATGTTGGTTGATGCTTTggaaaatacaacaaattccAGCAAAATCCTTAATATCTCATTACCAATGGACAGCATTC CATGTACTTTGGATGATCCACGCGAGAACTCACTGTCGGCAAGTCTGGTCAACAATAGTTTATTAACACGTTCCTCGGCGCCAATTAACATTCCTAATACGACACTAAGTAACTCTATAAACG actTTAACTCTGGTGGATTTGCCGTCAACATTCCCAGCAGCTCGCTCACCTATAGTCCAACAAATCATGCCAATCTTTTCAGTGTTTATGGCGGCTCCAATAAACTGAGCAATTCTCTGTCGGCAGCCACACAGAACGACAGCAATAGCATCTTCTTTCCATCGCGCATCATCTCGCCAGCCTTTGGCGATGGCTTATCAATTAGTCCATCAGTTAGAATATCCGAATTGAACACCATACGTGATGACATTAACAGCAGCTCAGTGGGCAACAGTCTGTTCGAGAACACTCTTAATACGGCCAAGAATGCTTTCAGTCTACAATCGCTACAGTCGCAGAATAACAGCGATCTCGGTCGCATGAACAACGACTTGCTCACAAAGACAGCACAGGTTCAAAAGTTATCGGCTCGCCTCGAGGAGCTAATGTGCAAGCTTAAAATTGCCGAGCTACATCGCGACAAGGCCAAGCAGGAGGCCGTAGAGTGGAAAGAGCGCCACGATTTAGTGCAGATTCAACTTAATTTGCCCGGCGAGTTGCGTGATTTATCTATTCAGAAACTAAAGCAATTGCAG TCGAAGCTGCGCACCGATTTAGAGGAAGTGGACAAAGTATTATATTTGGAGAATGCCAAGAAGTGCATGAAATGCGAGGAGAACAATCGCACAGTTACTCTCGAGCCCTGCAATCACCTATCCATTTGCAATACTTGCGCTGGCTCCGTCACCGAGTGTCCCTACTGTCAGGTACCGGTTATTACAACCCATACATAG